A part of Odontesthes bonariensis isolate fOdoBon6 chromosome 23, fOdoBon6.hap1, whole genome shotgun sequence genomic DNA contains:
- the mybpc2b gene encoding myosin binding protein Cb isoform X7: MPEPVPEDAPPADEAKPAEEAPEEPAQVDEGQQAGANNAAQDTEAGSSQLEGLFVEKPPSSVVAVAGANVTFIAKVDSSTLTRKPAMKWLKGKWLDLGSKAGKHLQFKETYDRNTKIYTYEMKIIKVVPGDAGGYRCEVSAKDKCDSSTFEISVEAVQKDEEADILSAFKRADAGEDDGDLDFSALLKAAKKKKKPQKQEPEIDVWELLKNAHPSEYEKIAFEHGITDLRGMLKRLKKMKEVTQIHTEAFLKKLESCYTVEKGKKIVLSCEVLDPNAQVKWLKNGQEIKTSAKYVIEANGNMRTLTILRANLADDAAYECVIGEDKCFTEVYVKEPPVTITKLMDDYHVVVGEKVEFEIEVSEEGAHVLWAFEDEELQKDSTKFRIKKDGKKHSLIIHEATLDDVGMYHAWTNGGHTKGELEVEEKELEVLQDIADLTVRATDQALFKCEVSDDKVTGKWYKDGEEVLPSDRIKMTHIGRFHRLIIDDVKPEDAGDYTFVPDGYALSLSAKLNFLEIKIDYVPRQDPPKIHLDTTGNMVSQNTVIVVAGNKLRLDVEISGEPAPTVVWSKGDKPITDTEGRVRVESRKDLTSFVIEGAEREDEGNYCICVTNPAGEDKAKLFVKIVDVPDPPENVKCTAVGEDYATIVWEPPKFDGGALVKGYLMERKKKGSSRWTKLNFDVYESTTYEAKRMIEGVLYEMRVFAINSIGMSQPSLNSKPFMPIAPTSEPTRLTVNDVTDSTCTLRWLAPEKIGAGGLDGYVIEYCKDGDTEWVVANKELCEKQGYVVRGLPVGEKMNFRVVAVNVAGRSPPATLGQPVTIREIVEYPKIRLPRDLRTKYIRRVGEKINLTIPFQGKPRPVATWYKDGQPIDPTMVSVRSSNVDSILFIRSAEREHSGTYDLVVQIENMEDKATLHIRIIDKPGPPQNVKVTDVWGFNAALEWEPPKDNGNIDITGYTIQKAEMKTKDWFTVYEHNRRTNCTVSDLIMGNEYMFRIYSENLCGRSEEPRSSKNTAVISKTDLERKENAFKEKDMTCAPKFTQPLVDRSVIAGYSTAISCAVKGYPKPKIVWMKNKMIIGGDPKYLMQNNQGVLTLNIRKPSTFDGGKYSCMAVNDLGEDEVECKLDIHVAADMEKK, from the exons ATGCCTGAGCCAGTCCCTGAAG ATGCACCCCCAGCAGATGAAG cTAAACCAGCAGAAGAGG CCCCAGAGGAGCCAGCTCAAGTGGATGAGGGACAACAAg CTGGGGCAAACAATGCAGCACAGGATACGG AAGCGGGGTCTTCTCAGCTCGAGGGGCTCTTTGTTGAGAAGCCGCCGAGCAGTGTTGTCGCTGTTGCAG GAGCGAATGTGACTTTCATCGCCAAGGTAGATTCAAGCACTCTGACAAGAAAACCCGCCATGAAATGGCTGAAGGGCAAGTGGCTGGACCTGGGCAGCAAGGCTGGAAAACATTTGCAGTTCAAAGAAACTTATGACAGAAACACAAAG ATCTATACTTATGAAATGAAGATCATCAAAGTGGTCCCTGGAGACGCTGGGGGCTACAGGTGTGAGGTGTCAGCTAAGGACAAGTGTGACAGCTCCACCTTTGAGATCTCTGTGGAGG CTGTACAGAAGGATGAGGAAGCAGATATTTTGTCTGCCTTCAAAAGAGC GGATGCTGGAGAGGACGACGGAGATCTGGATTTCAGTGCTCTGCTGAAAGCTGCTAAAAA GAAGAAGAAACCTCAAAAACAGGAACCAGAGATAGATGTGTGGGAATTGCTCAAAAATGCCCACCCAAGCGAGTATGAGAAAATCGCCTTTGAGCATGGCATTACTGACCTGAGGGGCATGTTGAAACGTCTGAAAAAGATGAAAGAAGTGACCCAGATTCATACTGAGG CTTTCCTGAAGAAGCTTGAATCTTGCTACACAGTGGAAAAGGGCAAGAAAATTGTCCTGTCATGTGAAGTGCTTGATCCCAATGCCCAGGTCAAATGGCTGAAGAATGGTCAGGAGATCAAAACCTCAGCCAA GTATGTCATTGAGGCGAATGGGAATATGAGAACACTTACCATCTTGAGGGCAAACCTGGCTGATGATGCTGCATATGAGTGTGTGATTGGCGAGGACAAGTGTTTCACAGAGGTGTATGTCAAAG AGCCCCCTGTGACCATCACCAAGCTTATGGATGACTATCACGTGGTCGTGGGAGAAAAAGTAGAGTTTGAGATTGAGGTGTCCGAGGAGGGTGCCCATGTCCTGTG GGCCTTTGAGGATGAAGAGCTCCAAAAAGACTCCACAAAGTTTCGCATCAAGAAGGATGGAAAGAAGCACTCACTTATCATCCACGAGGCTACACTGGATGATGTTGGAATGTACCACGCATGGACAAATGGAGGGCATACTAAAGGAGAGCTGGAAGTGGAAG AAAAGGAGCTGGAAGTGTTGCAGGACATTGCCGATCTGACTGTCAGGGCAACAGACCAGGCTTTATTCAAGTGTGAAGTGTCTGACGACAAGGTCACAGGGAAGTGGTACAAAGATGGAGAGGAGGTCTTGCCAAGTGACCGCATCAAAATGACTCACATTGGAAG GTTTCACCGGCTGATTATTGATGACGTGAAGCCAGAGGATGCCGGCGACTACACATTTGTGCCTGATGGATACGCTCTCTCACTTTCTGCCAAACTGAACTTCTTGG AAATTAAGATCGACTATGTGCCCAGACAAG ATCCTCCAAAGATCCACCTGGACACCACCGGAAACATGGTCTCCCAAAACACTGTCATTGTGGTGGCGGGCAATAAACTTCGCCTGGATGTGGAAATCTCAGGAGAGCCAGCACCCACTGTTGTTTGGTCCAAAGGAGATAAA CCAATCACAGACACAGAAGGGCGTGTAAGAGTGGAGTCCAGGAAAGACCTCACCAGCTTTGTCATtgagggggcagagagagaagaTGAGGGCAACTACTGCATCTGTGTTACCAACCCAGCTGGAGAGGACAAAGCTAAGCTGTTTGTGAAGATTGTTG ATGTGCCTGACCCCCCTGAGAATGTCAAATGCACTGCAGTGGGAGAGGACTATGCCACCATTGTTTGGGAACCTCCTAAATTTGATGGTGGTGCACTAGTCAAAG GTTATCTCatggagagaaagaagaaaggctCTTCCAGATGGACAAAGCTCAACTTTGATGTATATGAATCAACTACATATGAAGCTAAAAGGATGATTGAGGGAGTTCTCTATGAGATGAGAGTGTTTGCAATTAACAGCATCGGAATGTCTCAGCCAAGTCTGAACTCCAAACCTTTCATGCCGATTG CACCAACTAGCGAGCCAACACGTCTGACAGTCAATGATGTGACAGACAGCACATGCACCTTGAGGTGGCTCGCTCCAGAGAAGATTGGAGCTGGAGGCCTGGATGGCTACGTTATTGAATACTGCAAGGATGGAG ataCTGAGTGGGTGGTGGCAAACAAGGAGCTTTGTGAGAAGCAGGGATATGTGGTGCGTGGCCTCCCTGTGGGAGAGAAAATGAACTTCAGAGTGGTGGCTGTAAACGTTGCTGGTCGCAGTCCACCTGCTACTCTGGGCCAGCCCGTCACCATTCGCGAGATTGTTG AATATCCAAAGATCCGCCTTCCCCGTGACCTGAGAACAAAGTACATCAGGAGAGTAGGAGAAAAGATCAACCTGACCATCCCCTTCCAG GGTAAGCCACGCCCTGTTGCAACCTGGTACAAGGACGGTCAACCAATTGATCCCACAATGGTCAGTGTTCGTAGCTCAAACGTAGACAGTATCCTCTTCATTCGCTCAGCAGAGAGAGAGCATTCTGGAACATATGACCTGGTTGTACAGATTGAAAACATGGAAGATAAAGCCACACTTCATATCAGGATTATTG ATAAGCCTGGGCCTCCCCAGAATGTGAAGGTGACAGATGTCTGGGGTTTCAATGCAGCGCTGGAATGGGAACCCCCCAAAGATAACGGCAACATTGATATTACTGGATACACCATCCAGAAAGCAGAAATGAAGACCAAG GACTGGTTCACTGTTTATGAGCATAATAGACGGACAAACTGCACGGTTTCCGATCTGATCATGGGCAATGAATACATGTTCCGCATCTACAGTGAAAACCTTTGCGGCCGGAGCGAGGAGCCGCGCTCCAGCAAGAACACAGCCGTCATTTCTAAGACAG ATTTGGAGCGCAAAGAAAACGCCTTCAAGGAGAAGGACATGACCTGTGCACCTAAGTTTACTCAGCCCCTGGTGGACAGATCTGTTATAGCTGGTTACAGCACTGCCATCAGCTGTGCTGTGAAAGGCTACCCCAAG CCTAAGATTGTATGGATGAAGAACAAAATGATCATTGGTGGGGATCCCAAGTACTTGATGCAGAACAATCAAGGAGTGTTGACTCTCAACATTCGGAAGCCAAGCACCTTTGATGGCGGCAAATACTCTTGCATGGCTGTCAATGACTTGGGCGAGGATGAAGTTGAGTGCAAGCTGGATATCCATG TTGCCGCCGACATGGAGAAGAAATGA
- the mybpc2b gene encoding myosin binding protein Cb isoform X8 has translation MPEPVPEAKPAEEAPEEPAQVDEGQQAGANNAAQDTEAGSSQLEGLFVEKPPSSVVAVAGANVTFIAKVDSSTLTRKPAMKWLKGKWLDLGSKAGKHLQFKETYDRNTKIYTYEMKIIKVVPGDAGGYRCEVSAKDKCDSSTFEISVEAVQKDEEADILSAFKRADAGEDDGDLDFSALLKAAKKKKKPQKQEPEIDVWELLKNAHPSEYEKIAFEHGITDLRGMLKRLKKMKEVTQIHTEAFLKKLESCYTVEKGKKIVLSCEVLDPNAQVKWLKNGQEIKTSAKYVIEANGNMRTLTILRANLADDAAYECVIGEDKCFTEVYVKEPPVTITKLMDDYHVVVGEKVEFEIEVSEEGAHVLWAFEDEELQKDSTKFRIKKDGKKHSLIIHEATLDDVGMYHAWTNGGHTKGELEVEEKELEVLQDIADLTVRATDQALFKCEVSDDKVTGKWYKDGEEVLPSDRIKMTHIGRFHRLIIDDVKPEDAGDYTFVPDGYALSLSAKLNFLEIKIDYVPRQDPPKIHLDTTGNMVSQNTVIVVAGNKLRLDVEISGEPAPTVVWSKGDKPITDTEGRVRVESRKDLTSFVIEGAEREDEGNYCICVTNPAGEDKAKLFVKIVDVPDPPENVKCTAVGEDYATIVWEPPKFDGGALVKGYLMERKKKGSSRWTKLNFDVYESTTYEAKRMIEGVLYEMRVFAINSIGMSQPSLNSKPFMPIAPTSEPTRLTVNDVTDSTCTLRWLAPEKIGAGGLDGYVIEYCKDGDTEWVVANKELCEKQGYVVRGLPVGEKMNFRVVAVNVAGRSPPATLGQPVTIREIVEYPKIRLPRDLRTKYIRRVGEKINLTIPFQGKPRPVATWYKDGQPIDPTMVSVRSSNVDSILFIRSAEREHSGTYDLVVQIENMEDKATLHIRIIDKPGPPQNVKVTDVWGFNAALEWEPPKDNGNIDITGYTIQKAEMKTKDWFTVYEHNRRTNCTVSDLIMGNEYMFRIYSENLCGRSEEPRSSKNTAVISKTDLERKENAFKEKDMTCAPKFTQPLVDRSVIAGYSTAISCAVKGYPKPKIVWMKNKMIIGGDPKYLMQNNQGVLTLNIRKPSTFDGGKYSCMAVNDLGEDEVECKLDIHVAADMEKK, from the exons ATGCCTGAGCCAGTCCCTGAAG cTAAACCAGCAGAAGAGG CCCCAGAGGAGCCAGCTCAAGTGGATGAGGGACAACAAg CTGGGGCAAACAATGCAGCACAGGATACGG AAGCGGGGTCTTCTCAGCTCGAGGGGCTCTTTGTTGAGAAGCCGCCGAGCAGTGTTGTCGCTGTTGCAG GAGCGAATGTGACTTTCATCGCCAAGGTAGATTCAAGCACTCTGACAAGAAAACCCGCCATGAAATGGCTGAAGGGCAAGTGGCTGGACCTGGGCAGCAAGGCTGGAAAACATTTGCAGTTCAAAGAAACTTATGACAGAAACACAAAG ATCTATACTTATGAAATGAAGATCATCAAAGTGGTCCCTGGAGACGCTGGGGGCTACAGGTGTGAGGTGTCAGCTAAGGACAAGTGTGACAGCTCCACCTTTGAGATCTCTGTGGAGG CTGTACAGAAGGATGAGGAAGCAGATATTTTGTCTGCCTTCAAAAGAGC GGATGCTGGAGAGGACGACGGAGATCTGGATTTCAGTGCTCTGCTGAAAGCTGCTAAAAA GAAGAAGAAACCTCAAAAACAGGAACCAGAGATAGATGTGTGGGAATTGCTCAAAAATGCCCACCCAAGCGAGTATGAGAAAATCGCCTTTGAGCATGGCATTACTGACCTGAGGGGCATGTTGAAACGTCTGAAAAAGATGAAAGAAGTGACCCAGATTCATACTGAGG CTTTCCTGAAGAAGCTTGAATCTTGCTACACAGTGGAAAAGGGCAAGAAAATTGTCCTGTCATGTGAAGTGCTTGATCCCAATGCCCAGGTCAAATGGCTGAAGAATGGTCAGGAGATCAAAACCTCAGCCAA GTATGTCATTGAGGCGAATGGGAATATGAGAACACTTACCATCTTGAGGGCAAACCTGGCTGATGATGCTGCATATGAGTGTGTGATTGGCGAGGACAAGTGTTTCACAGAGGTGTATGTCAAAG AGCCCCCTGTGACCATCACCAAGCTTATGGATGACTATCACGTGGTCGTGGGAGAAAAAGTAGAGTTTGAGATTGAGGTGTCCGAGGAGGGTGCCCATGTCCTGTG GGCCTTTGAGGATGAAGAGCTCCAAAAAGACTCCACAAAGTTTCGCATCAAGAAGGATGGAAAGAAGCACTCACTTATCATCCACGAGGCTACACTGGATGATGTTGGAATGTACCACGCATGGACAAATGGAGGGCATACTAAAGGAGAGCTGGAAGTGGAAG AAAAGGAGCTGGAAGTGTTGCAGGACATTGCCGATCTGACTGTCAGGGCAACAGACCAGGCTTTATTCAAGTGTGAAGTGTCTGACGACAAGGTCACAGGGAAGTGGTACAAAGATGGAGAGGAGGTCTTGCCAAGTGACCGCATCAAAATGACTCACATTGGAAG GTTTCACCGGCTGATTATTGATGACGTGAAGCCAGAGGATGCCGGCGACTACACATTTGTGCCTGATGGATACGCTCTCTCACTTTCTGCCAAACTGAACTTCTTGG AAATTAAGATCGACTATGTGCCCAGACAAG ATCCTCCAAAGATCCACCTGGACACCACCGGAAACATGGTCTCCCAAAACACTGTCATTGTGGTGGCGGGCAATAAACTTCGCCTGGATGTGGAAATCTCAGGAGAGCCAGCACCCACTGTTGTTTGGTCCAAAGGAGATAAA CCAATCACAGACACAGAAGGGCGTGTAAGAGTGGAGTCCAGGAAAGACCTCACCAGCTTTGTCATtgagggggcagagagagaagaTGAGGGCAACTACTGCATCTGTGTTACCAACCCAGCTGGAGAGGACAAAGCTAAGCTGTTTGTGAAGATTGTTG ATGTGCCTGACCCCCCTGAGAATGTCAAATGCACTGCAGTGGGAGAGGACTATGCCACCATTGTTTGGGAACCTCCTAAATTTGATGGTGGTGCACTAGTCAAAG GTTATCTCatggagagaaagaagaaaggctCTTCCAGATGGACAAAGCTCAACTTTGATGTATATGAATCAACTACATATGAAGCTAAAAGGATGATTGAGGGAGTTCTCTATGAGATGAGAGTGTTTGCAATTAACAGCATCGGAATGTCTCAGCCAAGTCTGAACTCCAAACCTTTCATGCCGATTG CACCAACTAGCGAGCCAACACGTCTGACAGTCAATGATGTGACAGACAGCACATGCACCTTGAGGTGGCTCGCTCCAGAGAAGATTGGAGCTGGAGGCCTGGATGGCTACGTTATTGAATACTGCAAGGATGGAG ataCTGAGTGGGTGGTGGCAAACAAGGAGCTTTGTGAGAAGCAGGGATATGTGGTGCGTGGCCTCCCTGTGGGAGAGAAAATGAACTTCAGAGTGGTGGCTGTAAACGTTGCTGGTCGCAGTCCACCTGCTACTCTGGGCCAGCCCGTCACCATTCGCGAGATTGTTG AATATCCAAAGATCCGCCTTCCCCGTGACCTGAGAACAAAGTACATCAGGAGAGTAGGAGAAAAGATCAACCTGACCATCCCCTTCCAG GGTAAGCCACGCCCTGTTGCAACCTGGTACAAGGACGGTCAACCAATTGATCCCACAATGGTCAGTGTTCGTAGCTCAAACGTAGACAGTATCCTCTTCATTCGCTCAGCAGAGAGAGAGCATTCTGGAACATATGACCTGGTTGTACAGATTGAAAACATGGAAGATAAAGCCACACTTCATATCAGGATTATTG ATAAGCCTGGGCCTCCCCAGAATGTGAAGGTGACAGATGTCTGGGGTTTCAATGCAGCGCTGGAATGGGAACCCCCCAAAGATAACGGCAACATTGATATTACTGGATACACCATCCAGAAAGCAGAAATGAAGACCAAG GACTGGTTCACTGTTTATGAGCATAATAGACGGACAAACTGCACGGTTTCCGATCTGATCATGGGCAATGAATACATGTTCCGCATCTACAGTGAAAACCTTTGCGGCCGGAGCGAGGAGCCGCGCTCCAGCAAGAACACAGCCGTCATTTCTAAGACAG ATTTGGAGCGCAAAGAAAACGCCTTCAAGGAGAAGGACATGACCTGTGCACCTAAGTTTACTCAGCCCCTGGTGGACAGATCTGTTATAGCTGGTTACAGCACTGCCATCAGCTGTGCTGTGAAAGGCTACCCCAAG CCTAAGATTGTATGGATGAAGAACAAAATGATCATTGGTGGGGATCCCAAGTACTTGATGCAGAACAATCAAGGAGTGTTGACTCTCAACATTCGGAAGCCAAGCACCTTTGATGGCGGCAAATACTCTTGCATGGCTGTCAATGACTTGGGCGAGGATGAAGTTGAGTGCAAGCTGGATATCCATG TTGCCGCCGACATGGAGAAGAAATGA
- the mybpc2b gene encoding myosin binding protein Cb isoform X9, with amino-acid sequence MPEPVPEDAPPADEAKPAEEAPEEPAQVDEGQQEAGSSQLEGLFVEKPPSSVVAVAGANVTFIAKVDSSTLTRKPAMKWLKGKWLDLGSKAGKHLQFKETYDRNTKIYTYEMKIIKVVPGDAGGYRCEVSAKDKCDSSTFEISVEAVQKDEEADILSAFKRADAGEDDGDLDFSALLKAAKKKKKPQKQEPEIDVWELLKNAHPSEYEKIAFEHGITDLRGMLKRLKKMKEVTQIHTEAFLKKLESCYTVEKGKKIVLSCEVLDPNAQVKWLKNGQEIKTSAKYVIEANGNMRTLTILRANLADDAAYECVIGEDKCFTEVYVKEPPVTITKLMDDYHVVVGEKVEFEIEVSEEGAHVLWAFEDEELQKDSTKFRIKKDGKKHSLIIHEATLDDVGMYHAWTNGGHTKGELEVEEKELEVLQDIADLTVRATDQALFKCEVSDDKVTGKWYKDGEEVLPSDRIKMTHIGRFHRLIIDDVKPEDAGDYTFVPDGYALSLSAKLNFLEIKIDYVPRQDPPKIHLDTTGNMVSQNTVIVVAGNKLRLDVEISGEPAPTVVWSKGDKPITDTEGRVRVESRKDLTSFVIEGAEREDEGNYCICVTNPAGEDKAKLFVKIVDVPDPPENVKCTAVGEDYATIVWEPPKFDGGALVKGYLMERKKKGSSRWTKLNFDVYESTTYEAKRMIEGVLYEMRVFAINSIGMSQPSLNSKPFMPIAPTSEPTRLTVNDVTDSTCTLRWLAPEKIGAGGLDGYVIEYCKDGDTEWVVANKELCEKQGYVVRGLPVGEKMNFRVVAVNVAGRSPPATLGQPVTIREIVEYPKIRLPRDLRTKYIRRVGEKINLTIPFQGKPRPVATWYKDGQPIDPTMVSVRSSNVDSILFIRSAEREHSGTYDLVVQIENMEDKATLHIRIIDKPGPPQNVKVTDVWGFNAALEWEPPKDNGNIDITGYTIQKAEMKTKDWFTVYEHNRRTNCTVSDLIMGNEYMFRIYSENLCGRSEEPRSSKNTAVISKTDLERKENAFKEKDMTCAPKFTQPLVDRSVIAGYSTAISCAVKGYPKPKIVWMKNKMIIGGDPKYLMQNNQGVLTLNIRKPSTFDGGKYSCMAVNDLGEDEVECKLDIHVAADMEKK; translated from the exons ATGCCTGAGCCAGTCCCTGAAG ATGCACCCCCAGCAGATGAAG cTAAACCAGCAGAAGAGG CCCCAGAGGAGCCAGCTCAAGTGGATGAGGGACAACAAg AAGCGGGGTCTTCTCAGCTCGAGGGGCTCTTTGTTGAGAAGCCGCCGAGCAGTGTTGTCGCTGTTGCAG GAGCGAATGTGACTTTCATCGCCAAGGTAGATTCAAGCACTCTGACAAGAAAACCCGCCATGAAATGGCTGAAGGGCAAGTGGCTGGACCTGGGCAGCAAGGCTGGAAAACATTTGCAGTTCAAAGAAACTTATGACAGAAACACAAAG ATCTATACTTATGAAATGAAGATCATCAAAGTGGTCCCTGGAGACGCTGGGGGCTACAGGTGTGAGGTGTCAGCTAAGGACAAGTGTGACAGCTCCACCTTTGAGATCTCTGTGGAGG CTGTACAGAAGGATGAGGAAGCAGATATTTTGTCTGCCTTCAAAAGAGC GGATGCTGGAGAGGACGACGGAGATCTGGATTTCAGTGCTCTGCTGAAAGCTGCTAAAAA GAAGAAGAAACCTCAAAAACAGGAACCAGAGATAGATGTGTGGGAATTGCTCAAAAATGCCCACCCAAGCGAGTATGAGAAAATCGCCTTTGAGCATGGCATTACTGACCTGAGGGGCATGTTGAAACGTCTGAAAAAGATGAAAGAAGTGACCCAGATTCATACTGAGG CTTTCCTGAAGAAGCTTGAATCTTGCTACACAGTGGAAAAGGGCAAGAAAATTGTCCTGTCATGTGAAGTGCTTGATCCCAATGCCCAGGTCAAATGGCTGAAGAATGGTCAGGAGATCAAAACCTCAGCCAA GTATGTCATTGAGGCGAATGGGAATATGAGAACACTTACCATCTTGAGGGCAAACCTGGCTGATGATGCTGCATATGAGTGTGTGATTGGCGAGGACAAGTGTTTCACAGAGGTGTATGTCAAAG AGCCCCCTGTGACCATCACCAAGCTTATGGATGACTATCACGTGGTCGTGGGAGAAAAAGTAGAGTTTGAGATTGAGGTGTCCGAGGAGGGTGCCCATGTCCTGTG GGCCTTTGAGGATGAAGAGCTCCAAAAAGACTCCACAAAGTTTCGCATCAAGAAGGATGGAAAGAAGCACTCACTTATCATCCACGAGGCTACACTGGATGATGTTGGAATGTACCACGCATGGACAAATGGAGGGCATACTAAAGGAGAGCTGGAAGTGGAAG AAAAGGAGCTGGAAGTGTTGCAGGACATTGCCGATCTGACTGTCAGGGCAACAGACCAGGCTTTATTCAAGTGTGAAGTGTCTGACGACAAGGTCACAGGGAAGTGGTACAAAGATGGAGAGGAGGTCTTGCCAAGTGACCGCATCAAAATGACTCACATTGGAAG GTTTCACCGGCTGATTATTGATGACGTGAAGCCAGAGGATGCCGGCGACTACACATTTGTGCCTGATGGATACGCTCTCTCACTTTCTGCCAAACTGAACTTCTTGG AAATTAAGATCGACTATGTGCCCAGACAAG ATCCTCCAAAGATCCACCTGGACACCACCGGAAACATGGTCTCCCAAAACACTGTCATTGTGGTGGCGGGCAATAAACTTCGCCTGGATGTGGAAATCTCAGGAGAGCCAGCACCCACTGTTGTTTGGTCCAAAGGAGATAAA CCAATCACAGACACAGAAGGGCGTGTAAGAGTGGAGTCCAGGAAAGACCTCACCAGCTTTGTCATtgagggggcagagagagaagaTGAGGGCAACTACTGCATCTGTGTTACCAACCCAGCTGGAGAGGACAAAGCTAAGCTGTTTGTGAAGATTGTTG ATGTGCCTGACCCCCCTGAGAATGTCAAATGCACTGCAGTGGGAGAGGACTATGCCACCATTGTTTGGGAACCTCCTAAATTTGATGGTGGTGCACTAGTCAAAG GTTATCTCatggagagaaagaagaaaggctCTTCCAGATGGACAAAGCTCAACTTTGATGTATATGAATCAACTACATATGAAGCTAAAAGGATGATTGAGGGAGTTCTCTATGAGATGAGAGTGTTTGCAATTAACAGCATCGGAATGTCTCAGCCAAGTCTGAACTCCAAACCTTTCATGCCGATTG CACCAACTAGCGAGCCAACACGTCTGACAGTCAATGATGTGACAGACAGCACATGCACCTTGAGGTGGCTCGCTCCAGAGAAGATTGGAGCTGGAGGCCTGGATGGCTACGTTATTGAATACTGCAAGGATGGAG ataCTGAGTGGGTGGTGGCAAACAAGGAGCTTTGTGAGAAGCAGGGATATGTGGTGCGTGGCCTCCCTGTGGGAGAGAAAATGAACTTCAGAGTGGTGGCTGTAAACGTTGCTGGTCGCAGTCCACCTGCTACTCTGGGCCAGCCCGTCACCATTCGCGAGATTGTTG AATATCCAAAGATCCGCCTTCCCCGTGACCTGAGAACAAAGTACATCAGGAGAGTAGGAGAAAAGATCAACCTGACCATCCCCTTCCAG GGTAAGCCACGCCCTGTTGCAACCTGGTACAAGGACGGTCAACCAATTGATCCCACAATGGTCAGTGTTCGTAGCTCAAACGTAGACAGTATCCTCTTCATTCGCTCAGCAGAGAGAGAGCATTCTGGAACATATGACCTGGTTGTACAGATTGAAAACATGGAAGATAAAGCCACACTTCATATCAGGATTATTG ATAAGCCTGGGCCTCCCCAGAATGTGAAGGTGACAGATGTCTGGGGTTTCAATGCAGCGCTGGAATGGGAACCCCCCAAAGATAACGGCAACATTGATATTACTGGATACACCATCCAGAAAGCAGAAATGAAGACCAAG GACTGGTTCACTGTTTATGAGCATAATAGACGGACAAACTGCACGGTTTCCGATCTGATCATGGGCAATGAATACATGTTCCGCATCTACAGTGAAAACCTTTGCGGCCGGAGCGAGGAGCCGCGCTCCAGCAAGAACACAGCCGTCATTTCTAAGACAG ATTTGGAGCGCAAAGAAAACGCCTTCAAGGAGAAGGACATGACCTGTGCACCTAAGTTTACTCAGCCCCTGGTGGACAGATCTGTTATAGCTGGTTACAGCACTGCCATCAGCTGTGCTGTGAAAGGCTACCCCAAG CCTAAGATTGTATGGATGAAGAACAAAATGATCATTGGTGGGGATCCCAAGTACTTGATGCAGAACAATCAAGGAGTGTTGACTCTCAACATTCGGAAGCCAAGCACCTTTGATGGCGGCAAATACTCTTGCATGGCTGTCAATGACTTGGGCGAGGATGAAGTTGAGTGCAAGCTGGATATCCATG TTGCCGCCGACATGGAGAAGAAATGA